The genomic stretch TTAGAAGTCCATCAAAATTAAGTAGAATATATAAAATCATCAAAGATTATGCCAATTTTCTGAAAAGTGTGTAGACGATATATTTTTTTGAAAAAAGTTGAAATCTTGAAGGAAGAGCTAAATCACTATAAGTGAAAGGGAAaaaaacatgaatttttttgTTACATTCAAGCCCTACGCTTTCTGATTGACTAATGACATATTTGGATGGAACCTTCCCTGTCTTATCTCTAATGACGTTTAAGTAATTATGTGTATTCTGGTTTTTATTAAATTAACCGATAGATTTCTCTTATGCTTGTTCGATATTAAGATCAAGAATGAATTAAGCCTCATTACCTTGTGACCTTTCCCTTAAGTATGAAGTGAAACGGTCTAAATTTCAGTTCATACTATGTTGTTCGCCTGTATAATGCCTGAAATTATATTTTTAGATTAGATTGTCAGAAATCTTACTCAAACAACATTGTATGTCAGCATTTGTATTGTTTATTTAAAATAGAGAGATTAATTATAACCGTATAATATTCAAAAAGACTTAAAGAGCAACAAAGTGAAAGAAAAAATACCTTCTCCTTATAAGAAGTTCTAAAATGACTATTATACGTTATAGACACCTGCAAAGTTGCAATAATGTCAAGAAAGGAATAACGAAATAGAAATGGTTCCCCTTTTGATGCATAAATTGATCGTTGTCACCGCGGCATTATACTCTTGTCATCCATGACTACGGTGAGTTCACAACACTATAATGTACCAACTGAAATTGAAATCAAATAAAAATAGTCACATACCTTGATCCTGGTATTGGTCTTGAGAGCATAGTATATCCAAGCTTAACTCCATCTCAGCATATTGTCTTTGATCTCTCCTATCGTATTAAATCAAGAACCTTATTATAAAGCTTGCGTTTTTTTTACCCAGATGAGAaagatttaaaataaaattatcaCCCACTTACCATAATCATCTACAAGAGGACTCTAATGTATACACCAACTTGACAGCGAAAACGAAGTGAACTATGGAGAAATTAAATTAACACCTTTAGCTAAGATCCCAACGAAGATAAAAGTAAAAGGCGGTCATACGAGCGTAGAGGGAACTGAAACAATAAAAAAATCAATTAGCACACAAAATGTAAACCACCCATAAAACTGCAAAAATCATCAAGCTATAGCTCAGGATCCATGAAACATTAATAAATAAAGCTATTAAGTGAACCATCTTCAAAGGAACATGTGAGTATCTTTATGTCTATGCAAATTAGGGTTCGCAAAGTATGGTTGCTGACTGAATCAAACTAAATGGGAAGAAGCAATTAAGTCGTTGAGGTAATCGTACAGATAAAACCCTTAAAATATAATCAAAATTAAACCGTGCGACAATCCAATACTACAATAAATCAATGGCAAGTATCAATTGTATTCGGAAAAGGATCCAAAGCATTGCATCTGACAACAATGTCGCAAAAACTCGACTCATAGCCcagaaaataagaataaaaattattaacCACTTACCATAATCATCTACTTAGTTATCGTTGAACGAGTTGTACTGGCCATCCAAATCGTACCTCAAAATCAAGGTAAGGTCGACTTAACTAAACAAATCGTAGTCGTAGCTGAAATAAAAGTAAAAGGTGTGATCAAAATGGCTATCAAAGAAAGAAATTTGATGAAatgggagaaggaggaggagagaaCTTGAGATGATGATCGTGAGGGCAAAATAATTGAGGTAAGAGAGGAAAGTAAAAATTGAGTGGGTTTACTGATTGCGTTTTGCAGTAGGGGGCTATTGGGTTGAGAAGAAATATTGGGCCGGGTGTGTAGAAATCAAATGCAGTCCAGACAGTTAGTAGAAGCCCGCTCGCAAAGTCCGGCAAATGGGAGTAAAATGTTACTATTCATTGTGAATAGTAACATGTCTTACCCACATTTTAGTAAGGGGTATAGATTTATGAAAGCTGTGCgcatgtttttaaaaaaaaaaatataatctgCACGTCTTCTCTAAAACGGTATTAAATCAAACTAGGTCTATATATAACAGGTTCGTCCTAAAACTCCTTTTTACACAAATTAATCTCCAATCAACAAACCTAAGCTACTTATTGAAGTGATCAAATTGTTGAATGTATGATTAGAATGATAAAACTATAAAGATTGACATACCCTGAACTCCGTGAAGTAGTTAGGTAATAATGCAGTTGCGTACTTACGTTGCTGTCTTATAGTCGTGGCGTCGTAGGTGAAGCATGAGCCGAAAAGAGATCACCTGTCCCACTTTTATGTCTCATCTTGTGTCCCATTCCCTTAAAATCTTGACACGTCACACTTGAAATAATAAAAATTGTAATATTGTATATCAAAGTGTTAATGTGTTATTAGGAGAGATAATGGGACACAAGATGGGACATgaaatgggacagaggatctgCTCTGTATTGTCAGGATGTTTACAAGGTGTACAATATAAGAGAATATATACTAAACTATATCCTATGTAAAACCGGAATCAAGATAAATTACAACAGCTAGAAACGACTAGTAATCAAACTAAATAAGGCGGATTGTTGCCCTATATACACAAAGAGCGGTTGGAGCCTCTTGTGATAAGCCATATTATCATCCGTATTAGCTAACTTAATCTTCCACACTCAATTTGATCCATTTGTCATCTAATAATTTGTCCACCCACCCCTCTTTCCTCGGTTTTTGTGCCTAAatcaaaagtaaataaatgaccaGGACGAAAGGATTATGTTTTCAATTACTCGTAGTTTCTTTTAATCACGATATATGATTATTTTTCCTATTCAATAATGATCCAATTATAATTACTTAATGTAAGGGTGTTGATGAGACGGTTATAGTATGTGTTTAGAGAATCGACTTAGTGAGTTACGAGTAATAATATCCTTTTATAATTGATAGGGAAGAAAGACAGCAAAAGAGATGGTCAGATGTAAGCATCATACACAATAGTGAAGGATTTGATGAATATTTGTTTTACGAGATTCTATCTTGGCTTCCTGGAAAATCTCTGTTACGCTTCAAATCCGTATGCAAGTCTTGGTGTACTATGATCCAAAGTCCGAGTTTCATATCCAAGCCTCTTAAGCAGCAGTATAACAACCCTTTACATGATGATTGCCTCATTGCAATATATGAGTATAAGGCATCCAATACCTTTTATTTCGAGGCGATCCAAATTTGGTTTAGCGAGAGGTATAAAGTCATTACATATGCTAAATTAGATGATAATCCACCATATAATCATAATGTATGTGGTCCTTGTGACGGATTATATTATCTATGGTCCGAGCATGTTTTGGGAAATGACCGAGGCCTATGGAACCCGGCTTTGAATGAGTACAAGGCATTACCTCTCATTGATACCGAGAAACTTAATACTCCATACAATCTAGCATTATATAATTGGGATAGTTGCGGGTTTGGGTTTGATCCAGTGACGCAAGACTATAAAGTTGTATTAATCAAGTTTTTTACTTTTGACGGTGATTTGGTATTGAGTCTCCCTCCTTGTGTGTTGGTCTACTCATTAAGGACTAATTCTTGGAAATATGTCATGGATTTGCCTAAATTTTATAACTTGTTTAACAATGGTTCGGATGTAATTGTAAATACAAGTTTGTATTGGCTTGCATCCGAGGATCAAAACACTGATAATGCTGAAGTGATCATTGTTTTCGACTTGGCCACCAATAAATGTCGAGACATTCAATTGCCAGAGCATCGAACCAAAATTACAATTCAGAGGAATGATGGTTGTGATTATGAGTGTCTCATGGTATATCACGGCGATATAGCTTATGTTACGGTTGATGATGTCAACAATTGTTTTGATGTATGGGCGTTGAAGGCGGGTTGTTGGGCGAAGAAACTAACGATGGGGCTCGTTGTTGAGGTCCAAGAGCCACTTGGTCAATGGCGGGATGGTTTGCTAGTGTTTCAAGGACAGAGTGGTACTACACTAATCTTATGCAACCTTGATACACAACAAACTTGGGTACTAACTGGACTTCCACTTGATTCTGATCGTCGATGTGGGTTCGTTTGTCCGTACCAGGAAAGCCTCGTTTCGCTTCATGATGTAACAACTTGGATTTATAAACAAGATAAGTGTAATTTACTTTATACGTCATGATGTAAGACCATGGTCAATTTGTGAAGAATCACATGTTAGGTCTTTCACGTCATAGAAAAAGATAAGTGTAATTTACTTTATACGTCAAAGGGCTACTCCACCCATTTtcaattggttttaggatggaaaCTGCTTGAACTTGTAAAGTGAACACTTCATCCTCCTCGATGGGCACGGCCCAGGCTCATGTGCGATCTAAGAACCTTCTTAGACTTGTAATGTTGGCACTCTCTCCTGCTCGACGGACATGGCCCTGGCCTATGCACGATCTAACATTAGTGACTTATTATTTGGATATTATTCCAAGTTACTTCAATTTTTTTTGTGCTTACCAGGAAAGTCTTGTGCCGCTTCTTCTTTGTTATGAACATAATTGTACACATATACGGTAGCAAAGGCTAGTTTATGTTTTTAGCCGACCGTTCTTTTTCTTAAAACGGTGTTTCTTAAAGACTAATTATGTGCGAACAATCAATCTACattatttttaataaagttttaaGAGCAATACCGCTTAATTATAGCTTAAGCAAGGGTTTGAACGTCTCACTCTTATAATGATTTGCGTACATCCAGATGTCAACTAGCTTAGTTAATAATTAATAAAGTTATGAGAGTAGTGTTTTTTACCTGAGTTCAAATCCCGTTATGAACTCAATGAAGTACATATTTGTGTATCAATAGTTTACCGGCATTGTGGTGGTTACTAAAAAGAACCCGTTTAGACTACATGTGGGCAGTACCGCGATTGACTTCGACAcaataaaaaaatgaaaagatTGTTATGAAATATTAGTTAGTGTGGATGTACATTGGGCTTATACCCAATAAGGCCATTAAACATGTAATTAGGGCCTGATCCACTCACCATCTATGTACTATTTATACCCTATGTGAGATGAATAATATGAATCTCTCTTCCCTCTCTCAATCTATTTGCTTGTTTTCTCTCTACACTTTCCTCTCTAATTCTTATTCtataacacgttatcagcacgagatTCTACCAACTAAATTAACTAAAGAAAAAGTCCATCAAATTTCAAGGACTAATTCATCAACCGGATGATTCCTACCTTACACAACTCATATAGGTACGTTTATGTTTCAATTACAATTCATGGTACATGATTTTGATTTCGTAATTTCTTCCTCTTTTGTCTAATCGTATGAACGGCCACGTTGTATTGTAAGCAGTGTCCTTAAAGTTTCAATATTACGTACGCACATATTCTATGGATTAAACATTCCTCAGTGCGGTATGTAACATTGTAGTTCTCGCCAAACCCGATTTTATTTGTGGATTGCTAAGTCACGATTCGTGATGTAATGATTATAATTATGTTATTTTGTTTCAACTAATAGACATAAGGATATTACTATACTTCCTTATGGTTTTAGTTTTCATTCTTCATATAATCCTTGTATCTTTATAAATAAGGAATTTATAATCTCTTTATCTTTATAATAAGGAATTTAGAATCCTTGTATCTTTATAATCAAGGAGTCTATAATCCTTGTATCTTCATTCAAAGAGTATAATCCTTGTATTTTCATAATGAAGAAAAATATACGCTAATTCTTTAGTTATACGGATTTAGCGAGATATTAATACATAGAAATTGAGTTACGAAAGCAATCTTATTACTCGTTTCTTTGTCTATATCCTTGGAATTTGAAAATATTGTATTTCAATCATCATAGTTTGTTGACTGGTATTATTTCCTAATTAATTTCCGGCATCAACGCCTGTGTTTTTCCTTTTGTGTCTGATTTGCAGCTCTGTTcttaacttcttatttctcccaTCCATGTTCAATTCTTATTTCGACATTGCGGCTGATATGTTTTTTTTATCTAAGTTTGTATTACATCACCGATTAAGTTATGGGCTTAGTCCAGCATGTTGAAATCATTTGATTTCAATCCACTTATAATTGTCTTACTTGAATAATTTTTTTTCTCTAAATCCTATGTCGTTGTCATAAGTTTATGTTTGCAATTCATGTGGTATTGGTTACTTTTATAATTATTAGTGCAATTCATGATTGTCTTACTTTCTCTGATATTGTACACTTGTTTTCATTTCTAATCCCGATAGTCTGTGAACTATAAGTTTGTATATTATTATTGACGAGTACACTTATAGTCTCCTTTCTAATAATCAATGTGAGACGGTATTTTATCTGTTAAATGTGAGAAGGTTACCCATTAATTTAATGTGAGACAATTTCATATCAATCTATTTAATTGAGTCGGTCTCCTATATCTATTCAATTGAGACGATATCATATCTATCTCTATTTAATTGAGACGAGACCCTATCTATTAATTTTAAACGAACTCATGTCTATTTTAACATGGGACACGATCGTCATTATAATTTAAGACGATCTTCTATCAATATAATATGAGACATTATTCTCCTATCATTTTAATGTGAGGACGGTCCCTTATCAATATATTCCGTCTCCTATCAATTTAATGTGAGATGTTTCCTATCAATTCAGTGTGCGGCGGTCGCTTGTCACTTTAATGTGAGCTACTCTTCTATATTTGAATGAGAGACTAGTTTATTTATGGAGTAATCTTACCcatattatttatttttcattacCGAACGGAAAAATCAAATTCTCCAATTACTTAAgacttgcattttttttttcgtCATATGGAGTAATTGTAAATACATTAGGATGACAAGTAAAGGAATAATATTGTCATATTTCCCAAAGAGAAATTATTATATGACTGATCTTGCCAATTTACATGAGACACTAGAGGTGTTCTATATCAATTCATATATTCGGCAACATGAAAATAATTATTATGAGCACATGTCATATACTAGCTAATCATAAGCTTAGTATCCAACAAATTGGCATGTAACTGCAAAATTGCACATATGTGCATAGACTCTTTCGAGTATAACATATACATTTTATTACTCACAAGTATCTAAACTAAAATTGTGTGTGATTGATACTTAGAAGATCTAAACATTGAAGTTGCATAATAGTACTTAAGGTAGAAAAGACCTTGTAAGTTCAATTGTACAAATTGATATTGTCTTCAGTGACTTAAAAGCCGCATAACACAAATACAAGTACTTTGTGCCGTTAAAATTCAcaattttattcttattatgtgaACAAGTTGATCTTCTTAGTGGGCATTTTTATTCAGCAAATTGATAACCAATTGCATTATACACTACTCCCCAGATATCTTATAAAATCTTACAATAATGCCCACTCATGAAATCTCATTTATCAAGAGAAATCGCATTATAAGGTGGTCAAGTGAATGATTGCAATCTATCTTGAATATAATTtatttttaccaccttagggggagtAAGTAAGTGAAAAGTTGGTAAAACAAAAGAAGCTTTATCATATTAAATTACACTTAAAGTGTAATATATGAAGAATGACGATTCTTGACATTTCTTATATGATCATAAAAGTATATCCATATGAAACGGATGCACATTTGCGCGCAATATTCAATTGCCAATTGGATTAGGACTTTGTAAGTCCGTTTAACGATCGGCATATTTATGGTTATTAACGAGCTCATAAACCTGAAATCCATCCAAATCATGGATATTTAAAACAATactgtacagtttgcattatcaagtcatcatcatcatgtgcatatagaGACTAAGTATATCATCTTTGAATTAGTTTCATATCACATCATTACATTCTTTCATGTTATATAGTTTAGAAAGTAGTCACATATCATATGAATGCACATTGTtataatatgtttttcaaagAAAAGTTCAAGTGACTCAAATTACAAAAGTGACAAGATCATTTGGAGTGAAGCTGCAAAATCGTTATAAATGACTAACGTCATATTATGAAGTTTGAAGCGATCAGTGATTTTTGTTAACTTGAAGACATCTATTAAGTTGATCAAGTACGATGACAGTTATTTCCAAGATCGAGAACTTTGACACATCATGGGTTGCATTAACGTTTTACAAGTGATGCAACCATCAGGGGGAGTGTGCAcgcgctgtactctttttccttatctatggttttgtcccactgggttttccataGAAAGGTTTTAATGAGGTAGATCATTAGTTTGCGTTTAGAAGAAtattgtactctttttccttacgAGTGTTTTTTCCCACAgggtttttctctttttccttacgAGTGTTTTTTCCCACAGGGTTTTTCTAGTAAGGTTTTAACGAGACATGTTTTTCAGTAATGTACATCCAAGGGgaagtgttatgaaatattagtTAGTGTGGATGTACATTGGGCTTATACCCAATAAGGCCATTAAACATGTAATTAGGGCCTGATCCACTCACCATCTATGTACTATTTATACCCTATGTGAGATGAATAATATGAATCTCTCTTCCCTCTCTCAATCTATTTGCTTGTTTTCTCTCTACACTTTCCTCTCTAATTTTTATTCTATAACAAATATCATATTATTCATGTCTTTGCAACGTAATTTTAGACGTCTAGCCATGACTTGTGACTTGTGAGTACTCCGACCCGCCTAGCTAGCAATCCTTGCAAGCAGTAGTAAAataaatttaacataaaaaaccgccgttgccggggatcgaACCCGGGTCACCCGCGTGACAGGCGGGAATACTTACCACTATACTACAACGACTTGGTTGCTATCAAGGTGCCACTTATTGTATTTAAATATCAAAGAATAAAGCTTTAAACCTGAAATACCTCCTCTCCCGTAAAGATTGTGAACTAACCGTATATACTTTCAGAGGAAACCAATCGAACCATAGACTTAAATGATGAGTATCAGATAAATGAGAGAACCTTTAGAAAACGATTCTTCTGTAAGCGTAAATGATTTTCGCCTTTTCAGTACTTGATGTTTCAGAAAGGCAAACATATACTGATTTACATTAGGTAGTAAGTTCATCCTGTACTGTTTGAACTCGCCTACAAACTCAGGTAAGCTATATTCAGAAAAAACAATTACATACTTGATGCATCAAATTTACTATTTCCAAAATCCTTGCAAATTTCCGACATTTGCTTCAGCTCAGCGTTCTTGCCTTCATTTTGATTACCTCCTGGCCTGCAGCTCCCAGGTAGCACCAGTATGCTGCTGATTAACAGCATGCTCAGTCAACCTTTTCTTCTTCGtctgcttcttcttcttcttcgtcgtTATCAGTCTCATCATGGTAGTTGAATGGCAATGGTAGCGACCTAAAAGCTCTAAATTTACCCACATTGTTCAGGTGCTCATTCTCCAATCTGCCAGCCAATAAAAATCCGTGTCTTAGACAGGCGCGCATATGTACAAGTTTAATGATAGCAACGAGGAAACGTACCTGAAGAAGTTCCACATGCCACGACGTATTATTTCCAAACAGGATATTGTAGTGGAAAAGGCACTTTTGCGCAGGCCATGGACATTAAACTCCAGAACATACTGCAGCCAAGTCGCTCTCAGAAGAACATTAATGACCTGCGAGTAATTTTTTTTTAGCATTCAATATACATAA from Silene latifolia isolate original U9 population chromosome 2, ASM4854445v1, whole genome shotgun sequence encodes the following:
- the LOC141641897 gene encoding F-box protein CPR1-like; its protein translation is MIQSPSFISKPLKQQYNNPLHDDCLIAIYEYKASNTFYFEAIQIWFSERYKVITYAKLDDNPPYNHNVCGPCDGLYYLWSEHVLGNDRGLWNPALNEYKALPLIDTEKLNTPYNLALYNWDSCGFGFDPVTQDYKVVLIKFFTFDGDLVLSLPPCVLVYSLRTNSWKYVMDLPKFYNLFNNGSDVIVNTSLYWLASEDQNTDNAEVIIVFDLATNKCRDIQLPEHRTKITIQRNDGCDYECLMVYHGDIAYVTVDDVNNCFDVWALKAGCWAKKLTMGLVVEVQEPLGQWRDGLLVFQGQSGTTLILCNLDTQQTWVLTGLPLDSDRRCGFVCPYQESLVSLHDVTTWIYKQDKCNLLYTS